A region of the Micropterus dolomieu isolate WLL.071019.BEF.003 ecotype Adirondacks linkage group LG10, ASM2129224v1, whole genome shotgun sequence genome:
atatgtacatttttcaattaaattacttattaataaatcaaattttcactgccttattgtcagtgggctccaaactcgttataatattcagtccagctcactacccgtttcgttatcatccaatacatttagctgtgctgacattgctgagactctggtgaaagatacacagatagtaaagatagttactgaaagcaacaggcgagctaacgccgatgtagcacgtcagctaaatgcagtcactgtaactttatcatgtaaccaacatggattagttcaacctgcagtttctaaaactattactgtaacgctGCAgggggagtttacctgagtctCCTGCATGTTGTGTCTCCCTGTGTTTTTTCCAGGAGTATTGTGCCGAagtgcggctcgctgcgctgaatgaaaggtacggagccggtgatgatctgcctctgagacgggaacgctGAAGTAACAgaacctgaacatgtctgagtgaaaagccacagcctgcatgctggtgttcctgcattTATTGCGGGATTTCTggatgaaagcggttgtgtttcggattatgctcactcatgagttcaagcaagcacgcgtacgagcacacgcctggctGCAATCTAAAAaactgcaccgctagtggccgctgaaaactctgtaatgcccctttaaatcTGCTTTGAGGACACATTTGATTCGTCAGTTCTTTGTTCATTCCAGGATCCATCAGCAGAGACCAGATTCTCCTGGatccagctgtgtgtccatgaAGAGTGACTGGTCTATGGAGCCTCCTCTTGCTTTCAAAGGACAATACAGGTAAATGAAGTTTAGTTTTGAGCTACTAACAGTAAAGCTGCAGCCGGACAGATATATAACAACTGAAAGTCTCTATAAAACTCTGTGTGTCCATGAACAGCGACCGGTCCATGGATGTCCCTGTTCACTTCAAAGCTGGACATAATGATGctgaacaaaagtaaaaatcttaaatgtttgtgttgttttgttgactCTCCTAAAAAGAGCTCTCAGGTAGGTTTTGGTCCTGCACCGTTCTTtggtaattaaaaataataatagacaCTTTATTTATTCCCAGAGGGAAATTCTCATGTCACATCAGCAGCACAGAAATGAACCAGGTTCAAAGaacagtgcaaaaacaaacacctaCTAACATTAAAGTAAGAATATAAAAAGTATGAGCATGCCCTTTTGTGTGCTCATAGTTAAGTCCAGTTAGAGTCCAGCAGGACCTCATCAGCCTCTCAGTCCACTGATGTCCACACTGAGACACAGCTGGATGAgtaaaacagcagcattttCTCCTGTAGGAACTTCAGTGAACCTGTGCATTTATCAGGATCAGCAGAGTCCAGTCTACCTGCACCCAGCAGTGTTTCCATGGAAAGTGACCAGatcatacatttttatagcAAGATACAGGAGAAGTATTTTGCCaagtaaatacttttttttgcaTAATTAGCTAAATTTAATATTTCTAAACAGAAATAATTGTAATGAAGATGTGAGACTTTTCAACGTGTATGAGGATCTGTTTCTACCGGGGTCCACTAGATATAACACAGCACATGTAACACTGTTTGTCATTATATGTTCAAATCATATTTCTCCACAGAGTTGATCAGCAGAGCTCAGAGGTTCCCAGTGGTCAGTCTGCCCAGCAGCATCAAACAGACCTGGACTCCATATTTATGGTGTGTAAATGTACAAGCTCAGCTACTACTGCTAATTACAACAGCCACAAAGTAAATAGTGAAGCAGCATTCTGATCCAGTCTCTATGCTGCACTCTGCAGACCAGCaggctttctgtctgtcacagatGATCTGATGTTGACTTCTACCAGTtcaactttacattttcttctgttccaGCTGCTCCAGGAAAACATTGGCAGGTTTGTGAAGAACGAGGTGAAGAAGTTCCAGAGAGTTCTGAGTCCAGATTACCCAGAATGCTTAGGGAGTcagagggaggatgaggaggtgttggacggtgaggaggaggagcagaggaggagcagcagagaggcatttctgaagatcacactgcacttcctgaggagaatgaagcaggaggagctggctgAGCGTCTGCAGAGCAGTAAGAGGATTTGAACAGATTTAACATGATGGAAAGAGGAAATGGAGGCAACATGGGAGAAGTTTCCATTTCAAACTCTGCTGTTAATATGATGCACACATTTGGATCAGATCTATGAATTCTTCTGGGCTGAAACTCAGAAACTGTTCACAGCTGATGAGCTGAAGAGATTTCatggaggaggaaaataaataccaTCTTGATGTCTTAAAGTTTACATTTATCAGATTTACTGTAGCATCCACTTATTAA
Encoded here:
- the LOC123977352 gene encoding uncharacterized protein LOC123977352; its protein translation is MNECSSLSMLLCLCEGVGSAMNQCEDREEGVPPSKSTLCGEHDSQTKAQSPEQQQGPDSAGPGPGPGPGPSCVSMKSDQSMEPPLAFKGQRRIHQQRPDSPGSSCVSMKSDWSMEPPLAFKGQYRVDQQSSEVPSGQSAQQHQTDLDSIFMLLQENIGRFVKNEVKKFQRVLSPDYPECLGSQREDEEVLDGEEEEQRRSSREAFLKITLHFLRRMKQEELAERLQSSKRI